A stretch of DNA from bacterium:
TGATTTCGAGGCCGTACTGTTCACGGGCGAAGGCGACTGCCTGAGGTGACAGTTCCACACCGTAACAGTTCCATCCCGCATCCTTGCAGGCGCTGAGAAAAAACCCGTGACCGGCGCCCACATCGAGAATACGGTTTGTGCTCCTGTAGGCATCCATATGGGGGACATATACCGAGGACAGGTGCTTGCGGGCTTTCATCCAGTCCTGTGTAAATGTCGAATAATCCAGCTCCCGGTAATCGTCGAGGATTGTTTTTTCGTCCTGCTGAACGATACGGTAAACAAGGCCGCAGGACAGGCATCTGACTATGGGAAGCCGTATTTTACCAAAAGCCGGGGTCCTGAGTTTTGAGCCGCATACGATGCAGGGAGGATAATCCACTGTGCTGTCAGTCATATTCCGGTACCATTATTCATGTGTGAGAGTATATCAGAATTGAATCGAAAAAGGCCGTAAATCCATTCAGACCGTATCTTTATAAAAAATATGATTATACAGTGCTTGTCAAGGAGTAATTGTAATCTGGCGACCCCCCATTTTTTGAACACTTTTTATATGTTACTTCCTTTGCGTGCCCAAATGAAGTAACCAAGGAAAGGGCACCCCGTGAAAAGCCTTATTCCCCGTTCACTGCCCGTTTTTCGGGAATGTGTGAACTCACGAGCCTTCGGCTCGCTCGGACAGCACCCATTCTTTTTCCGAAAAGCAGTTGTGAACGAGAGGCTTTTCAACGGGGTTAAAAATGACCAGTAATAATCATATATATTCTATTTATAATCAATGTATTACAATTCACTTCAATGTGGGTTTCAGGGGGGCGCGAGGTAATTGTAATGAATAATCGGAACAATACGAGTCTATTCAACCCCGATTCAACACAAGATACCAGGCAGCCCGAATATTCGGACGGGGAATGCCGGAACATTCCCCGGTATTGCGTAAAAGGCTACTTTTTGAATGTGAATTTACCGAATTCCCATGGTGTATGGAAACTGGGGCGTTTTGTCGGATTGAAAGCGGCGTACCAGTCGTCGTCTTTCTTTTTCGAGTCTCCGCGCTCGATGCGGTAACAGTTGATGCGCCACATATCGCCGTCCTGCGGAGGACGGGTTTCGGCCAGCCACATTTCATCGAACGGGATGGCGAGCTCCACCGTCCAGAATTTATCCTTCGTGCCCTCTTTTTTGCCGTCGCCATCGACATATACGGCGCGTTTAAGGTCTTTGAACGACCAGTCGAACCAGCCGGAGATGCGTCCCTGAAATGCTTTGCCCTGGTTGAGAACAAACAGGTCGACCGCATTGTTGATAGGGCTCACTTCCAGCTCGTAATAGGTAATGCCTTTGCCGCCGGGATCGATAAAGATTTCGACGACTTCCTCGTCCCAGAGAGCGCCGTCGAACTTCTCGATGGTTGCCCATGCATCGGGGTCCTCACAGTAATATCCCACATAGAGATATGTGTCATCCCACAGGAGTTTAACCGTGCTCCTGAGCGGGACCGGCTTGCCCGTGTTTGTTTCGGTAAGCGTTGCCTCGGGTGCATTTTTCCATGCCGCATCGTCGAGTTTCCCGTCGATGGTGATCGCTCCCGAAGCGCGGTTGATGGTGTACGATTTAACATCCTGCACCGATACACTCGTCGGCGCCGCCATAATCATCGCGCCGAGAAGCATGGTAACCGCAAGAGCTGTGGAAAACCATATTCGTGTGGCTGTTGTGTTTTCTGGTACGTGCATGATACATTCTCCTTTGAAATGTATGCTATTTTTTGAATGTGAACTTCCCGAATTCCCATGGTGTATGAAAGCTTCCGCGCTTTGTCGGATTGAAGGCGGCGTACCAGTCGTCGTCCTTGTTTTTCGAGTCGCCGCGCTCGATGCGGTAACAGTTGATGCGCCACATATCGCCGTCTTTCGGAGGACGGTTATCCGCGGTCCATATCTGTTCGAACGGAATTGCAAGCTCCACTGTCCAGTATTTATCCTTCGTGCCTTCTTTTCTTCCATCACCTTCGGTATAGGCGGCAGCCTTGAGATTCCTGCAATTCCATTCTTTCCAGCCCGTAAAGCGCCCGTCATGCTCACGGCCCTGATTGATGATGAACAGGTCGACCGCCGTGCCGATGGGATTCACCTCGAGTTCGTAGTAGGTGTGGCACTTGTTTTCCGGATCGATAAAGACCTCGACGACTTCCTCTCCCCAGAGCGGATCATCGAATTTATCAAGGGTCGCCCATGCGTCGGGGTCTTCGCAGTAGAAGCCGAAATAGATGTTTGTATCGTCCCAGAGAACGCGCACGGTGCTTTTAAGAGGAACCGGTTTTCCCGTGTTGGTTTCCGTGAACACCGCCTCGGGAGCGTTTTTCCATGCCGCATCGTCGAGCTTGCCGTCAAGGGTGATCGTTCCGACCGCACGGTTGACCGTATACGCTTTCACATCCTGCGCAGCCGGCGTATTGGGCCGTGAGGCGAGAATAAAGCCGATAAGCATGACAACAAGAGTACGAAAAACGTAATACAATATACTTTTAAGAATCGATTCTGCAAACATGGTCCGATCTCCTGTCAGAATTGTTATAGATAAGCTATATCCGGTTTTTTTACTGTACCTCTATCATCGCTCATGATAAATACTTTTCAAGGTCCTTAAGCTCCTGGGGAGTATAAGGCTCCTCGAAAGCGCTGTCTGTGGGCTGATTGCCCTTTTTGAGCGCTGCCGAGACAGGGGGCAGCTCCCATCCCTCAACCTCGCTCCGGGTAACCGGCGCCCCGTTCTTTTCGAGGACCGATCTGAATCCCATGAGGAACATGAAGGCTTTTTCGAGGAGATCATCACCCGTTTCAGGTGCATTCCGTTTCTCGATCATCTCCTGAATGACAAGCTGCATGGCGTTCCATGTATTATAACGGAACCATCCCGGGCTCGCCGGAATTTTGCCCTCGAAATCACCTGAATGGTCGCCGAACAGACGCATATACGCGTTGCCGTCCATGCCCGACTGAAGATGAAGCTGGCCGTAAAACGGATTGCCGTCGCTGTTCTCGTGGACATAACTCAGCGCGCCGGGAGGGGTTCGCCAGTCGGGTGTAAGATACGAAGCGGCGCGGCATTTTCCCCGGCCTTTTTTACGTTCGTTGCGGAGAACGGCGGCGATGTAATATACCC
This window harbors:
- a CDS encoding carbohydrate-binding family 9-like protein produces the protein MFAESILKSILYYVFRTLVVMLIGFILASRPNTPAAQDVKAYTVNRAVGTITLDGKLDDAAWKNAPEAVFTETNTGKPVPLKSTVRVLWDDTNIYFGFYCEDPDAWATLDKFDDPLWGEEVVEVFIDPENKCHTYYELEVNPIGTAVDLFIINQGREHDGRFTGWKEWNCRNLKAAAYTEGDGRKEGTKDKYWTVELAIPFEQIWTADNRPPKDGDMWRINCYRIERGDSKNKDDDWYAAFNPTKRGSFHTPWEFGKFTFKK
- a CDS encoding carbohydrate-binding family 9-like protein; protein product: MHVPENTTATRIWFSTALAVTMLLGAMIMAAPTSVSVQDVKSYTINRASGAITIDGKLDDAAWKNAPEATLTETNTGKPVPLRSTVKLLWDDTYLYVGYYCEDPDAWATIEKFDGALWDEEVVEIFIDPGGKGITYYELEVSPINNAVDLFVLNQGKAFQGRISGWFDWSFKDLKRAVYVDGDGKKEGTKDKFWTVELAIPFDEMWLAETRPPQDGDMWRINCYRIERGDSKKKDDDWYAAFNPTKRPSFHTPWEFGKFTFKK